In uncultured Fretibacterium sp., the following are encoded in one genomic region:
- a CDS encoding dipeptide epimerase, whose amino-acid sequence MRITELRLGTLSIPLKKPFKTALRSTDTVTTNIVALVTDTGDVGYGEAPPTAAITGDTDGSITCILTTRIAPALIGRDVSELQDAVSAVAHSAVGNTSAKAAADIALHDLWGKLCGQPLYRLWGGTKRTFTTDYTISLNTPEEMVRDAAEAVRDGYDALKIKVGIDSRLDMERIGAVRRAVGPEVLLRVDANQGWTPKEAIRAIRYMEDEGLDIELVEQPVACHDIEGLKRVTDAVETAILADESVYSPRDALRLISLRAADMLNIKLMKSGGLSGALTICGMAESAGMECMIGAMMESKVSVTAAAHLAMARRVVTKYDLDPPILCASDPVRGGVIYDGAVLELNDAPGLGIDSVEGIAWGEIVRG is encoded by the coding sequence ATGAGGATCACCGAGCTGAGGCTGGGCACGCTGTCCATCCCCCTCAAAAAACCTTTCAAGACCGCGCTCCGCAGCACCGACACCGTTACCACGAACATCGTGGCCCTGGTCACGGACACGGGGGATGTCGGTTACGGCGAGGCACCTCCCACGGCGGCCATTACCGGCGATACCGATGGGTCCATCACCTGCATCCTGACCACGCGCATCGCCCCGGCCCTTATAGGCCGTGACGTGAGCGAACTGCAGGACGCCGTCTCGGCCGTCGCGCACTCCGCGGTGGGCAACACCTCGGCCAAGGCGGCCGCGGACATCGCCCTGCATGACCTCTGGGGCAAGCTCTGCGGACAGCCCCTCTACCGCCTCTGGGGCGGGACGAAGCGAACCTTTACGACCGACTACACCATCAGCCTGAACACGCCGGAGGAGATGGTGCGGGACGCCGCCGAGGCCGTGCGGGACGGTTACGACGCCTTGAAGATCAAGGTGGGCATCGACTCCCGCCTGGATATGGAGCGGATCGGGGCCGTGCGGCGCGCCGTGGGGCCCGAGGTGCTGCTGCGGGTCGATGCCAATCAGGGATGGACGCCGAAGGAGGCGATACGCGCCATCCGATACATGGAGGACGAGGGGCTGGATATCGAGCTGGTGGAACAGCCGGTGGCCTGTCATGACATCGAGGGGCTGAAGCGGGTGACCGATGCGGTCGAGACGGCGATCCTGGCGGACGAGTCCGTCTACTCCCCCCGGGACGCCCTGCGTCTGATCTCGCTGCGCGCGGCGGATATGCTGAACATCAAGTTGATGAAGAGCGGCGGCCTCTCGGGGGCCCTCACGATCTGCGGGATGGCCGAGTCCGCCGGGATGGAATGCATGATCGGCGCCATGATGGAGAGCAAGGTCTCCGTGACGGCCGCGGCGCACCTGGCTATGGCGCGCCGGGTCGTGACCAAATACGACCTCGACCCGCCCATCCTCTGTGCGTCCGATCCCGTGAGGGGAGGGGTGATCTACGACGGCGCCGTCCTCGAATTGAACGATGCCCCGGGCCTGGGCATCGATTCGGTCGAGGGCATAGCGTGGGGCGAGATCGTCAGGGGATAA
- a CDS encoding DUF819 family protein, giving the protein MIASGFMYIASLTLFAGIVASLEMRYKDTAFFKYIPTPVILYVGCMLFATFDLWAANDEVKMAYRTVRGHIIPAMIFVMLLRCDIRKILRLGPRMLLGFFSATFTIMAGFAVMFYSMKDGFAPEAWKTFGALAGSWIGGTANMVAIQGALGIDDSAMGYTLLIDNVNYSIWVILLLATVPLAHAFNRWTRSDTHLIDELGTQLATDREKVRSSIEAADIALLFGLGFMASALSSAAAAEVSPRLIEVFGKSDFLSPSTLSVVFATILGIVCAATPLGKVPGSPQVSMSMLYLMICLIASRANFKELMDAPYYLMAGFFILAVHAVLMAVLAKIFRLDLFTCATASLANIGAVAAAPLVAAAYKETLVPIGVLMALMGYIFGTFGGLAVAKMLSMMVGA; this is encoded by the coding sequence ATGATAGCGAGCGGTTTCATGTACATCGCGTCCTTGACGCTCTTTGCGGGGATCGTGGCCAGTCTGGAGATGAGGTACAAGGACACGGCCTTCTTCAAGTACATCCCCACGCCGGTCATCCTGTACGTCGGCTGCATGCTCTTCGCGACCTTCGACCTGTGGGCGGCCAACGACGAGGTCAAGATGGCCTACAGGACTGTGCGGGGACACATCATTCCGGCGATGATCTTCGTCATGCTGCTGCGCTGCGACATCCGGAAGATCCTGAGGCTGGGGCCGCGGATGCTCCTGGGGTTCTTCAGCGCGACCTTCACGATCATGGCGGGGTTCGCGGTGATGTTCTACTCTATGAAGGACGGCTTTGCGCCCGAGGCCTGGAAGACCTTTGGGGCCCTTGCCGGGAGCTGGATCGGCGGGACGGCTAATATGGTCGCCATCCAGGGGGCCCTGGGCATCGACGACTCGGCCATGGGCTACACGCTGCTGATCGACAACGTCAACTACTCCATTTGGGTGATACTGCTGCTGGCCACGGTCCCCCTGGCCCATGCGTTCAACCGCTGGACGAGGTCGGACACGCACCTGATCGACGAGCTCGGGACCCAACTCGCGACCGACCGGGAGAAGGTGCGGAGCAGCATCGAGGCCGCGGATATCGCCCTGCTCTTCGGGCTTGGCTTCATGGCCTCGGCCCTCTCCTCTGCCGCGGCGGCCGAGGTGTCGCCCCGGCTCATCGAGGTGTTCGGAAAGAGCGACTTCCTGTCCCCCAGCACTCTGTCGGTCGTGTTCGCCACGATCCTGGGCATCGTCTGTGCGGCGACGCCCCTGGGAAAGGTGCCGGGCAGCCCCCAGGTCTCCATGTCCATGCTGTACCTGATGATCTGCCTCATCGCCTCGCGCGCCAACTTCAAGGAGCTGATGGATGCCCCGTACTACCTGATGGCGGGATTTTTCATCCTGGCGGTCCACGCCGTCCTGATGGCGGTCCTGGCCAAGATCTTCCGGCTGGACCTCTTCACCTGCGCCACGGCGAGCCTGGCCAATATCGGCGCCGTGGCGGCCGCGCCGCTGGTCGCCGCGGCCTACAAGGAGACGCTCGTCCCCATAGGGGTCCTGATGGCCCTCATGGGCTACATCTTTGGGACGTTCGGAGGACTGGCCGTAGCCAAGATGCTCTCCATGATGGTTGGGGCCTGA
- a CDS encoding DJ-1/PfpI family protein — protein sequence MAKVALFLIDGFEETEALATVDILRRGEVDVTTVSLTGREKVMGKHSVPVIADALFEGVKDRPFDMLVVPGGTIAYTEHEGLLDLVRRYNAEHKFLAAICAAPAVFGKAGILAGKRAVCYPGMESWLAGAVVGKEIVEMDGHITTAKGPATTPFFALRLLELLRGKEAADEVAKAFLIPLIR from the coding sequence ATGGCGAAGGTTGCGCTGTTTTTGATCGATGGTTTCGAGGAGACGGAGGCCCTGGCGACCGTGGATATTCTGCGACGCGGGGAGGTGGACGTGACGACGGTCTCCCTGACCGGCAGGGAAAAGGTGATGGGGAAGCATTCCGTCCCCGTCATCGCGGACGCCCTTTTCGAGGGCGTCAAGGACAGGCCGTTCGACATGCTGGTGGTGCCCGGCGGCACGATTGCCTACACGGAGCACGAGGGCCTGCTGGATCTGGTCAGGCGGTATAACGCCGAGCATAAGTTCCTGGCCGCGATCTGCGCGGCGCCGGCGGTGTTCGGCAAGGCGGGAATCCTGGCCGGCAAGCGTGCCGTCTGCTATCCGGGCATGGAATCCTGGCTGGCGGGGGCCGTCGTCGGCAAGGAGATCGTGGAGATGGACGGCCACATCACGACGGCGAAGGGGCCCGCGACGACGCCGTTTTTCGCGCTGCGCCTGCTGGAGCTCCTCAGGGGCAAAGAGGCTGCCGACGAGGTGGCCAAGGCGTTTCTTATCCCCCTGATCCGCTGA
- a CDS encoding GNAT family N-acetyltransferase has protein sequence MSVKPMPNAPSPENPTGREAERDETGQQRFDAVLGNLEFFLTRLRGLSCCRSVGLPGGGFCLFTGSDSASENWVFRCGSVPDEEAVHAALRFFGECATGEGAAPFIWPLPEGGGVLPRFGLPERGRLLAMSRGCVGPTDAPADGGVPEASFVPVLDEAGAERWAETMWQGFGAGPGAPGNLHVLVRGMRTDGTLTLVTARIEGQDVGTFLLASDPFSPAAGVYYFAVPPRYRRRGVATAMMAEILRIVRRGGKRQVLLQATPSGVPFYLAAGFGALGEIPLFSASDDVF, from the coding sequence GTGTCCGTAAAGCCGATGCCGAACGCCCCCTCCCCGGAGAATCCGACGGGGAGAGAGGCGGAGAGAGACGAGACGGGACAGCAGAGGTTCGATGCCGTCTTGGGCAACCTGGAGTTCTTTCTGACGCGACTCAGAGGATTATCCTGTTGCCGGTCCGTCGGCCTTCCGGGGGGCGGATTCTGCCTCTTCACGGGGTCCGACTCGGCCTCGGAGAACTGGGTTTTTCGCTGCGGCTCAGTCCCGGACGAGGAGGCGGTTCATGCGGCGCTTCGCTTCTTTGGGGAGTGCGCGACCGGGGAGGGTGCGGCCCCCTTCATCTGGCCCCTTCCCGAGGGCGGCGGGGTCCTCCCGCGGTTCGGGCTTCCGGAGAGGGGACGTCTTCTGGCCATGAGCCGCGGGTGCGTCGGTCCCACGGACGCCCCCGCCGATGGCGGGGTCCCGGAGGCCTCGTTCGTCCCGGTTTTGGACGAGGCGGGCGCCGAGCGCTGGGCCGAGACCATGTGGCAGGGCTTCGGCGCAGGGCCCGGCGCACCCGGGAACCTGCACGTCCTGGTCCGCGGGATGCGGACCGACGGAACCCTGACGCTCGTGACAGCCCGCATCGAGGGTCAGGACGTGGGAACCTTTCTCCTGGCCTCGGACCCCTTCTCGCCCGCTGCCGGCGTCTATTACTTTGCGGTACCACCGCGGTATCGGCGGCGCGGCGTGGCGACCGCCATGATGGCGGAGATCCTGAGGATCGTCCGCCGCGGGGGGAAGCGGCAAGTCCTGCTCCAGGCGACGCCCTCGGGCGTCCCCTTCTACCTCGCCGCCGGGTTCGGAGCGCTGGGGGAGATCCCCCTGTTCTCCGCCAGCGACGACGTATTCTGA
- a CDS encoding bifunctional adenosylcobinamide kinase/adenosylcobinamide-phosphate guanylyltransferase, whose protein sequence is MFVFVSGAVRSGKSEWAERAAMTLSPVGPRVYLATAHILDEEMRHRVERHQAARQGRGFSTIECPRDLEDILSSVPEDATVLLECLGNWTANELFGEDGDIADAERTIKKIHGTALMLRNRTANLVIVSNDVFCDGVRYDAETEAYLRVLGALHVLLAKEADAAVECAFGLPRLARGAIPGILPGALSGI, encoded by the coding sequence ATGTTCGTCTTTGTCTCGGGAGCGGTGCGCAGCGGCAAGAGCGAGTGGGCCGAGCGGGCCGCAATGACGCTCTCCCCCGTGGGACCGCGCGTCTACCTGGCCACGGCGCACATTCTCGACGAGGAGATGCGCCACCGCGTCGAGCGCCATCAGGCGGCACGGCAGGGGCGTGGCTTCTCGACGATCGAATGTCCGCGAGATCTGGAGGACATCCTTTCCTCGGTACCGGAGGACGCGACGGTCCTGCTGGAGTGCCTGGGCAACTGGACGGCCAACGAGCTCTTCGGCGAGGACGGAGACATCGCGGATGCGGAGAGGACCATCAAAAAAATCCACGGGACGGCCCTGATGCTGCGGAACCGCACGGCCAACCTGGTGATCGTGTCGAACGACGTGTTCTGCGACGGCGTGCGCTACGACGCGGAGACCGAGGCGTACCTCCGCGTCCTGGGAGCACTCCACGTCCTCCTTGCGAAGGAGGCCGACGCCGCCGTGGAATGCGCCTTCGGGCTTCCCAGGCTGGCCAGGGGCGCCATACCGGGGATTTTGCCGGGAGCCTTGTCGGGGATCTGA
- a CDS encoding adenosylcobinamide-GDP ribazoletransferase, with amino-acid sequence MTVLPVPRPDWTERNTRFFNLALPLVGFVLAAVWLAAFLLLSRWDLSPLLRGVLMGLVVLAVTGGLHRDGLMDSCDAIFSRRDRETRLRILSDPHSGAFAVTGCVAVSLLQSAVFAELFARPVGVTPLGLLAAIPVWSRLGLGLLLNVLPFARDDGLARTLGGARSPCHTRILVLGAGAFAAVLAGLEGARALLLPAVWLAVLLLWGRCCTRGFGGITGDLLGAFAELSETAMLLALVVMR; translated from the coding sequence CTGACGGTCCTGCCCGTGCCGAGGCCGGACTGGACGGAGCGGAACACGCGTTTTTTCAACCTTGCGCTTCCCCTGGTGGGGTTCGTGCTTGCCGCGGTGTGGCTCGCGGCCTTCCTCCTTTTGTCGCGCTGGGACCTGTCGCCCCTCTTGAGGGGGGTCCTCATGGGGCTTGTCGTCCTCGCCGTCACGGGGGGGCTCCACAGGGACGGCCTCATGGATTCCTGTGACGCCATCTTCTCCCGCAGGGACCGGGAAACGCGCCTGAGGATCCTGTCGGACCCCCATTCCGGTGCGTTCGCAGTGACGGGCTGCGTTGCCGTATCGCTTCTACAGAGCGCCGTCTTCGCGGAGCTCTTCGCCCGTCCGGTGGGCGTGACGCCGCTGGGCCTCCTTGCCGCGATTCCTGTCTGGTCGCGCCTGGGGCTTGGCCTGCTGCTGAACGTGCTTCCGTTCGCCAGGGACGACGGGCTGGCCCGGACCTTGGGCGGGGCGCGGAGCCCGTGCCACACCCGTATTCTTGTCCTCGGTGCTGGGGCGTTCGCCGCGGTCCTCGCGGGGCTCGAAGGCGCGCGTGCATTGCTCCTCCCCGCCGTTTGGCTCGCCGTCCTTCTGCTCTGGGGACGCTGCTGCACGAGGGGGTTCGGCGGGATTACGGGGGACCTGCTGGGCGCGTTCGCGGAGCTCTCGGAGACGGCGATGCTCCTGGCCCTGGTGGTTATGAGGTGA
- a CDS encoding bifunctional adenosylcobinamide kinase/adenosylcobinamide-phosphate guanylyltransferase: MHLILGGRFMGKRAYAESLYGPFAALCDLSRDEPESVTDAAVVVNLQDGVRTLLLRGSDVRAFFEVRVERLRRCVLIGDEIGGGIVPMDPFERRWRDETGFLYQFLAREAETVDRVWAGIPVRMKG; the protein is encoded by the coding sequence ATGCATCTGATCCTTGGCGGAAGGTTTATGGGCAAGCGGGCCTATGCGGAGTCGCTCTACGGGCCCTTCGCCGCCCTCTGCGACCTGAGCCGCGACGAGCCCGAGTCCGTGACGGACGCGGCGGTTGTGGTGAACCTTCAGGACGGCGTCCGTACCCTGCTGCTGCGCGGCTCTGACGTGCGGGCGTTTTTCGAGGTGCGCGTGGAGCGCCTGAGGCGGTGCGTCCTGATCGGCGACGAGATCGGGGGCGGCATCGTCCCCATGGACCCGTTCGAGCGGCGCTGGCGGGACGAGACGGGGTTTCTGTACCAGTTCCTGGCGCGGGAGGCGGAGACCGTCGACCGGGTCTGGGCGGGGATCCCCGTTCGGATGAAGGGGTGA
- a CDS encoding HAD family hydrolase codes for MGRRYVFFDIDGTLVSYAGGTGHIPDATRRAVELLRQNGHVPAIATARGAFLARGVAEELGIGLLVCCCGAQILNGAEVLAETWLPEGALRRLRGTVSEGFVRSAALDDRCVYMDDEDEAVRDYLDGQAGYPCIRPVAELSRAFLMYSFSPDPSASPLFREPIEGVVLDRTQHFIEARPAGTSKWRGILEAARRLGFAPGDVVAFGDGANDVEMLRGASVGVAVGGAPDAVKAAADLVTDDIDAGGVLRACAELGLTDGA; via the coding sequence ATGGGGCGCAGGTACGTGTTCTTCGATATCGACGGTACCCTGGTAAGCTACGCGGGAGGAACCGGCCATATCCCCGACGCCACGCGCAGGGCCGTGGAGCTGCTGCGGCAAAACGGCCATGTCCCGGCCATCGCGACGGCTCGGGGAGCCTTTCTGGCCCGCGGGGTGGCCGAGGAGCTGGGCATCGGGCTCCTCGTCTGCTGCTGCGGGGCGCAGATCCTCAATGGAGCGGAGGTCCTGGCCGAGACATGGCTCCCCGAAGGGGCGCTCCGCCGCCTGCGCGGGACGGTGTCGGAGGGGTTCGTCCGTTCCGCGGCGCTCGACGACCGCTGCGTCTACATGGACGACGAGGACGAGGCCGTCAGGGACTACCTCGACGGACAGGCGGGATACCCCTGCATCCGGCCCGTGGCGGAGCTGAGCCGGGCGTTCCTGATGTACTCCTTCTCGCCCGATCCCTCCGCGTCCCCGCTCTTCCGGGAGCCGATCGAGGGCGTCGTGCTCGACCGCACGCAGCATTTCATCGAGGCGCGTCCGGCCGGGACCTCGAAGTGGAGGGGCATCCTGGAGGCCGCGCGCCGTCTCGGGTTCGCTCCCGGCGACGTCGTCGCGTTCGGCGACGGGGCCAACGATGTGGAGATGCTGCGCGGCGCGTCCGTCGGGGTCGCGGTGGGGGGCGCCCCGGACGCGGTCAAGGCCGCGGCCGACCTCGTGACGGACGACATCGATGCGGGAGGGGTCCTGAGGGCCTGCGCCGAGCTGGGGCTGACCGACGGGGCGTAG